The Terriglobales bacterium sequence CCCGAGGGGAAGCGCCCAGCAGGAATGCCGGGGTCAACAGTCCTGCCAACAGAGTGTAGGAGAGCAGTTTTTTCATGCAAGACCCAATCCACTTTTATAAACGAATTCCGGCGGCCCAGGCAACAGAATAACAGCCGGGTCGTCGAAACATCACTTGGTTAATCATACTCTCAAATCCGGGATTTGCCGGGTTTTCGCGTCCCCGCGGCGGCCAGCGTTTTCCCGCATTGCGAGGCGGGCGGGGCCGCAGTACCATGAGGTTCCCTTCGAACTCATGCCCGGCGCCGACGCTTCTCCATCCCTGAAGACCGAAGAGCCCAAGAGCGAGACGCCCTCGAGCGTCCCCGAAGTGAACGTCTTCGCCTTGTACGGTGTGGAGCCCGAGGTGCAGGCCTACGCCAT is a genomic window containing:
- a CDS encoding alternative thymidylate synthase, whose amino-acid sequence is MPGADASPSLKTEEPKSETPSSVPEVNVFALYGVEPEVQAYAMAKYSRSALSMKESLKEINEQKAEKFLNTFYFQYGHRS